GCGGGCATCTGATCGAGCGCTGCGATGTGTTTGATACGGTATTGGAAACGCATGACCATGGCTCCTTCAACTCATGGGGGCGCGACCGCTACTGGCGTTCGGATCAACCCACTTCTCAAGCCGCGGTTGATAAAGAGCCAAACCTTCCATTCTTAGATGCAATGAAGACCACCACTATTCGTGACAGCCGCTGGCGCTGCGATCATGGTTGGGATATTGACCTCGATGACGGTTCAACCAACTACGACATTTACAATAATCTTCTTTTAGGAGGTGGCTTGAAACTGCGTGAAGGCTTCCGTCGCCATGCATGGAATAACATCACAGTGAACAATGGGCTGCATCCCCACGTCTGGTATTTTGGTAGTAAAGACCAAGTATATAGTAATATCTTTATGCAGTCACACCGAGCGGCTCGTATGAACGAGCCGTATACCGATGGCACGCGTGTGGACGAAAATTTCTATGCGGCTAACCCGGAGTCCATTATGAAGACTTCTGATAAGCTTGGTTGGGATAAGAAGTCGATTTTCGGCGACCCCATGTTTGTTGATCCAGCCAGCGGAGATTACCGAGTGAAAGAGGGATCACCTGCCTTTGAGGTCGGCTTTAAAAATTTCCCGATGGATCAGTTCGGCGTGAAAAAGCCATCGCTCAAGGCGATTGCCCGCACTCCAGAGCTTCCCGTATTAAAGTTCGCGGGGAAAAGTGCTTCGAGCAGTAAGCCAGTCAAAGCGGAGCCGCTTAGCCTGGCATGGTTGGGTGCTACTTTGAGCGAACTCTCTGGCGTTGAGTTTTCCGCGTATGGTGTGAGTCAAGAGGAGGGCGGTCTGGCTTTGAGTCATTTACAGCCGGGTTCTGCGCTGGTCGCAGCAGGACTGAAAGACGGCGATTTGATTCAGGGGATCAATAGTCAACGCGTCAGCAATAGTAACGATCTCTTTCAGTATCTCGTCTCGAATGTGGAGGACTCTTACGAGCTCACCGTTGTTCGTAATCAGCAGAAGGTGAATGTGCGCATTGTGCCGGATCGCGATGTGATTGCTGAAACCAGTCATGGAGCCAGAGAATTTGCTGAACTGCCATTGCCAGCTCAAGCGTCTGGCACAGTGACGGCCAATATGAAGACGAGTAACGAGCCATTGACGACATTAACGGACGGACGGGTTGCGAAGAGCTTCGGTGCGATTTTTGGCAATACCGTCCACAATGGCATGTATCAGATGGACTTGGGCGCAGTGAAGCCTGTTCATGCGGTCACGAGCTGGGCTCACAATATGGCAGGGGTGCGTGGCAAGCAGAAGCTGACCATTTATGGCAGCAATGCCTCGAGCAATCCAGGTTGGAACTTGAAGCAATACACGGCACTTGGATCGATCGATACCACTGCGCTCAGTATGAAAGACTATTCGGCAGCCTCCTTGCGCGCCCGCTCTGGCAAAAGTCTCGGCAACTATCGTTGGATCATCTGGGCGGTCTCGCCGATTAGCAATGCTGGTGGCGGCGAGAATACAGCATTCCAAGAACTTGGGGTCGAGGTTGCGCATTAAAAAATATGGTTAAGAAAACATCTCTTTCTGTCATCTGGTTGGGGGCGGCTTTAGTGGCATCTGCTGCTGTAACCCATGCCGCGCGGCCCAATGTTATCCTTGTGATGACCGATGATCAGGGCTACGGCGACCTTGGTTGCCACGGCAATCCGATCTTGAAGACGCCGGAGATTGATAAGCTGCATGATGAAGGGATTCGTTTTACGGATTTTCATGTCAGTCCGTTTTGCACGCCCTCTCGCGCGTCTTTGATGACGGGGCATCATGCCGGCCGTTCGGGTGCGTTTCGCACCACAGGTGGGCGTTCGGCAATGCATCCGGATGAACAGACGGTCGCGAATCTCTTTGCTGATCATGGGTATGCGACTGGTATGATTGGGAAGTGGCACCTCGGCGATAACGCGCCGCATCGTCCGCAAGACCGCGGCTTCCAGGATGTGGTCTGGCACCGCTGCGGGGGAATCGGGCAGGGGTCTGACTATTGGGGCAACGATTACTTTGATGATGTCTATGAGCGCGTCACGCCGGGGAGCCGAATCGGGGAATTTGAACAGTTCGAAGGCTACTGCACGGATGTCTTTTTTCGCGAAGGCATGCGCTTTATTGAAGCGAATCAGGAGACGCCCTTCTTTCTGTATCTATCGCTGAATGCGCCACATGGCCCTTACCGAGTGCCAGCAGAATGGGCGCAGCCCTATAAGATCCCTGAAGTCAACAATCCGAATTTCTACGGAATGATCGCGAATATTGATTACAATATGGGGATTCTACGCCGCAAGCTGGATGAACTAGGCCTTGCGGAAAATACGATTCTCATCTTCATGACTGACAATGGAACCTCGGCCGGTGCGAAATTCAATGGTTTGGAGTCCGAAGCGGTGAAGGGCTACAACGCGGGAATGCGTGGTAAGAAATCGTCCATTTATGAAGGTGGCCATCGGGTGCCATTTTTCATCTACTGGCCAAAGGGCGAGCTGCAGGGCGGCAGTGATATCGATACTTTGACTGCACACATTGATGTGTTGCCGACCCTAGCTGAGCTGTGTGGCATTTCGGTTCCGGCCGACTACGCGCCGGACGGACTCTCTGTGGTGCCGCTCTTAAATGAATCCAATGAGCCGTGGTCTCGCGATCACTTGATTCTGCAGTTCCATGGTGGTGCGTATGGGCGCAATCCACTGGACAAGCCGTTTGCGGATACCGTTGTGATGTCGGAGCAGTGGCGTTTGACGAATTCAAAAAAGCTGGAGCTACATGACATCGTTGCAGATCCCTCACAGCGCGAGGATGTGTCGGCAGACTACCCTGAGGTGGTCGAGCGCTTACGTGCCTTGTATGATCCATTTTGGGAGTCCGTATCGCCCCGATTGGTCGAACCCGCACGGATCGATATCGGCAATCTGGATCAGAATCCCACTGAGCTGTGCTCACAGGATTGGTATATGAAATCGGGCTATCCGCCTTACTCCTTTGGTCAAATCGGGAAACTGCCGCGTGTGGTCGCACCATGGCGCGTGGAGGTTAAACGCCCTGGACGCTATCGCTTTACTCTCCGTCAGTGGCCTGACGCGGCGAATAAGCCGGTGATTGCGGTGAGTGCCAAAGTCGAGATTGCTGGACAGACGCAATCGGGACCAGTGACCTCGGGATGCAAAGCAATCGTCATCGAAATGGATCTACCTGCTGGCCCCGCGGAGTTGTTGACTTACCTTTACGATGAACAAGGCAAAGCGGGTGGGGCCTACTTTACCGATGTCGAATGGCTGGGTGCGAGTGACTCGCTGCCCGAAGCATCGGCTGTGCCTCAGAGTGTGGGGCGTGTTTCTGTTGTAGCAAAAAAGGCTTCATCAGCTCGAGTGAATCCCAATGCCGCAGCATTTGATTTCAAGAGTATCAAGGATCAGACCTCGTGGACAACCGATGCATTTTCGGATGCCTCCAAAACGATTTGGGACGGCACCGATCTGAGTGGAAAGACGCTAACATTTTCAGGCAATAACTTTGGCTATAATGACTCCATGAAGGCGGTGGATTTTTCAGGATCCACGATCCATACCACTGGCAATCAGCCTTTCCTTTTTGTTGATTTGAGCGGTGCCGATTTTTCAGGCGCAACACTCAATCTCAAAGGATCGTCTGGTAAAATGGCTGCCTTCCGCGACGCGAACTTAGCAGGTGCGAATTTTTCCAATATCACATGGGGTGGTTCGACGAACGGGCTGACTGAAAAGACGGAATACTTTTTCAGTGGAGGCTCTGGTGCGACGACTGCTGCCGATAAACACCTAGCCGTCACCTTTGAGGGCGCTGACCTGAGCCGTATTACTGGCGCTGCTAAAGTCGCAATGATTCAGAATTTAGGCAAATTCGATGGCACGACTGCGATCGGCGCCAAATATGATGACTCTACCTTAACGAAGTCTGGATGGGCCGCAGCAGAACTCGATGCTGCCGGGTGGCAGCGGGTGCGCTAGTCGTTTTAATTGAATAAAAAAAGATAGTATGATGAAAAACTACATAATGATTGCGGCTGCCACGATGTGTGCCGCCCTTGCGCAGGCAGAAACATCGGTGGTGATTGAAAGCGCCTCGTCCTCGAGTGGCTTTAAGCAACTGACAGTTCCTCCGACAGCCCATTATGGGCAGTCTGGACTTGGTCGTAAGGTCACTACCAATCATGCGACCAGCAATGACCCGTTGCGTGTGTTGATCGACGGCAAACTGGACGAGGACTTTGGGCCGATTTTTGGGAATGGCGTCAATGACGGTGCTTACAAGATGGACCTTGGCTCAGTGCGGCCAGTTACAGCCATTACGAGTTGGTCGCATAATCAAGTCGGGCGACGTGGTGCGCAGAAATTGACCATTTACGGCAGTGCTGCCACGACCAATCCGGGTTGGGATTTAAGCGCTTACACGGAGCTAGCAAAGGTGGATACGGGTGCGCCCGATGCGGCATTTACTGCCGCCTCGCTGCGTGACAGCGATGGGGCTTCACTCGGGCATTTTCGCTGGATCGTTTGGGCCGTCTCTCCGTCAGCAGCGGGGGAGAATACTGCGTATCAGGAATTTTCAGTCGCAACAGAGCCTACCGCAGAGGAGCGTGCATTCGCCGCGATCAAGCGCCCGAATATTGTCTTTTTGCTGACGGATGACCAACGTTGGGACACGCTTGGCTGCTATGGACGCACCGACGTGCGCACGCCGAACATCGATCAGCTGGCAGCGCAAGGTGTGGCCTTTGATAACGCGTTTTATGCGGTGGCCATTTGTATGCCAAGTCGCGCCACGATGTTTACTGGTCGTTACTTCTCAGATCATCGATCCGGCTTCACCTATCCATACAACCGCACGATCCCCAGAGAAGAATTTGATGACAGCTACCCGGCTAGGTTGAAGGGAGTGGGTTACCGCACTGGATTCGTCGGTAAGTTCGGCATTCGCTTGGAAGGTTCCAATCGTTCGGCCACTGATTACTTCGACTATTTCGTTAGCGGCAACAACCCCATCGTGCCAAAAGATGATCCAGGCTTGAAGCATATCTATCGCAAAGGCCGCCCAGCAAATGAGCGGACCCTGAAGAAGGGGGACGCGATGATTCGTTTCCTTGAGACCCAGCCGGAGGGCCAACCGTTCTGTCTCTCTATTAGTTTCGATGCGGTGAAGAATGATAAAGATGCCGACATGTATCCGCCGCACGTGGCGCTCTTTGAAGGTCAGGAAATGTGGGTGCCAGATAATTGGGTCGAAGGGAAGAGCGAGCGCTTGCCCAAATTGCTCGACCATTGCCGCGGCACGTATTTGCACGTCGCACGCACATCCACACCAGAAGAGTATCAACGTCGCGCACGTCGCTTTGCGGTGCAGGGCTATACCGTCGATAAGCAAGTCGAGCGTCTGGTGAACAAACTAGAGGAGATGGGAGTCATGGATAATACGATCATTATCTACACGAGCGACAATGGCCGCTTTCACGGTTCTCAAGGCCTGTTTGATAAAGCGATCCTCTATGAGGAATCGATGAAGGAGCCACTCATCGTATTTGATGGTCGTGCGTCTGCCAACGGTCAGCGCGGCACTCGTGTCGATGCGATGGTATCCTCGGCCGATGTTGCCCCCACCATTCTATCTTTGGCGGGCCTAAAGGTTCCTAGTCGTATGAAAGGCGTCGATTTGAGCGGCCTGTTAGATGGCACTCAGGATATGTCTGTGTGGCGCGACAGTGTCCTCATGGAGAACTTCTTCATTCAGGAAATTCACTCGGCTGGCGTTAAGAAGCACCCTGATATTCCTGGGCTCAATGATGAGATCATTGCAGGGAACCGATCCTATCGCACTCAAGGTGTGCGCACGGAGCGCTTTAAATATTTCAAATACCACGAGCACACTCCTGTGATTGAAGAACTCTACGATTTGGAGGCAGATCCATACGAGCAGAATAACCTCATCAACAATCCAGAATTTGCATCTGTCCTTGCGGATTTGAGGGAGCGGACCGATGAGCTAATGAGTGCTGCCACTAAATAGTATTGTTTAAAATTGATCCAAAAATGATGAGAACGTTTTAAAATAAATCACTTTATCCTATCGTAGAGTTGATGGGGTGTTTTGCTCAAGCCGCAGACATTCTCTTCGCCCCGAGTGCGGCGGATAGAAACTGCGGCGGAGCCGAGCAACTCTTGGCCTCTCTTGCGGCGGCTCAAGGTAAGCTCCTTGCAGTTGCGAGTGATGGAAATCCAGCAGGTGGGCGTAGGCCCGACGATCAACGGAATGTCGGTTCCTTATTTAAACAACCCGAGTTTGTGAGCCGCGTTGACGGCAGCGGGGCCGTTGTTGACGTTTAACTTTTCGTAGATGTGCCGGACATGGGTGTCGACTGTTCGATAGGAAATATCCAATTTGTCGGAAATTTCTTTTTTAACGAAGCCTTCGGCCAGCAGGCCGAGGATCTCCATTTCACGGTTTGTCACTAGGCTCTGAACTTCCGTTTTCTTTAAATTGGTGCGGAGTTGCTTCAATAGATAGTTCGCGACTCGGGGGTCGAGAGAGGAGCCGCCGTCCATGACTGTGCGTATGGCCTCAATCACTTGAGTGACTGTGGATGATTTTAGTAGATAGCCAGATGCGCCTTCAGTGATCGCTTTTAATACATCTCCTTCGTTGTCTGATTGACTTAGAATAATGATTTGAGCCTTTGGCATGGCTTTCTTGAGCCGTGGAATCGCTTCTATGCCAGACATACCTGTCAGTTGTAGGTCGAGTAGTATCAGGTCCGGTATATTGATGTCTGGCTGATCGTGCAGCACGCGGAGGGCAAACTCTGCTGAGCTGTATTGGTTGGTGACCTCCATGTCAGGCTCGTCGGCCAGAGAGAATTCTAAGACTTCGCGGAATTCGCGATTGTCTTCGATTAACATGATTTGAATTTTTTTCATCTTTTGAATAGTCTAAATTTAGCTAAGTCTAGTTTAAGTTGTATGTGAGTTCCACTAGGTTTGACCTGTTTGTGTTTCAACGTGGCACGCATGAAGCGGGCTCTACGTGATAAGGATTTAGGGATGTCTTCTAGATGGCCACATCCGTTGTCGATAATGGAGACGATGACTGACTCCTTTTTCGCAATGATACGAATGTAAACGCGAGTCGCCATGGCATGTCGATTGATATTCGTCAGGCACTCTTTGAAAAATAAATAGAGATCGAGGCGCTTGCGTCGTGGTAATGCATGTAGGTGAGCCTTGCCTTCGATGTGCAGACGCACTTCATAATCACTCAGCAATCGCTGTGCGTCCTGTTCTATTTCAAGGACTACGTCTTCACAGATACTTTCTGCCTCAAGCATATTGGTGCAATGACGTGCAGCTGCGCCTGTGCGTTCTGTTAATTTTCGAATGCGGCGCACCGATTCAATTAATCGCTGAGGCGCATTGATGGAGCGTTCGGCGACATCGCCTAGCATACCGATCGCGTGTAGATTGGCTCCCAGCTCGTCATGTAGGTTGGCCGCTATCCGCTCGCGAATGCGGACTTCTTTGCGATAGCTGAGCATGCGGTTATAGGGGATGGTGAAGACGATCAGTAAGAGCAGGCAGACGGCTGCAATAATTGCCCAGCGTAGTAGGACTTTTTGTCGAGCGTATCGCTCCGAGAGTTCTGCTTTGACCTGATGCAGTGTGCTTTCGAGTTCATGGCGCCTCACCAACTCGCCGAGCCATTGTCGTTGAGGTAGGATTTCTCCATATATATTTAGACCATCAGTGAGGGCCGAAACCGTATGGCCGTTTCTGCTTAGTTCGAAATTTGCTAGAACGGATTTGTTTGTCGCAATGTTCAAACCGTCCTGTAGCACCTCTATTTCTGCAAAAGCAAGGCGTGTGCCCTGGACTTTTCCATCGTAAATGTATGGTTCGAGTGCTGTGAGGCGGATGTAACGCGCTGACTGCTCAGGGAAATTCCATGACACAAAGGGGCCGATTTCGAAAATAGAATTCAGATGCGCTTCCAATAGTAGAGTCGCGTCGGCGAAATCTGCACTGTTTGAGCTCTGGAGAATGAAATGGATTGGCATACCAAACTCACCTGCATGCGTGGTTGGAACGGTGTCGCTTTGATCTGCGCCGTGCAACCGAACCCCCGATACGGAATATTCTTCTAGTAGATCTATGGTGATCGAAGGTTTGTCGCCGATGGCGACTGGGCTCACGTAGGCTCTGCTTTGTTGGCTGGAACCCGAATTTATAAGGTAAGGCAATATGCCATCCACTAAGGCCATCGCATTGCGTGCACGGCTTTCATATTCTCTACTGGATGTCGTTACTGGCTTGCGTAAGGCACGATCCACATCGCCTTCAAATGCCATAATATCTGAGATCTGAAAGACATACCGATCGTCTAAGGCGCGCGGACTCAAACGTGTGGCTGCCACTCGAATCCATGAGATGGGCTCGCCGGCCAAAGGGATTTGTAGCGGTGAAATTCCCGTAAAGACATCACTGTCTGAGTTGTATTCATAAACGACTCTCCCCACCGCATCCCCTTCGGTGCCGATGGATACGGTGAAATGCGCGGGAAAGGCATCGCTCACAAAGCCTGTGGTATCGCGCCACAGCGTGGGCACGATAAAAATCGTATCGATTGGACTGTCCGCTTGTAAGTCGACTTGAACCCACTCTAAGTGGTCTGCCTCCGCATAGCTGGGCGAGCGATAGCCGACCGCACCGATGCCGCTAT
The window above is part of the Lentimonas sp. CC4 genome. Proteins encoded here:
- a CDS encoding histidine kinase, with the translated sequence MHQQFIPPLNTIRIFLAVCIYTLSLPLLNASPSLSESGLSDLWLPELEQLKVEIESELQALAHISLNSGIGAVGYRSPSYAEADHLEWVQVDLQADSPIDTIFIVPTLWRDTTGFVSDAFPAHFTVSIGTEGDAVGRVVYEYNSDSDVFTGISPLQIPLAGEPISWIRVAATRLSPRALDDRYVFQISDIMAFEGDVDRALRKPVTTSSREYESRARNAMALVDGILPYLINSGSSQQSRAYVSPVAIGDKPSITIDLLEEYSVSGVRLHGADQSDTVPTTHAGEFGMPIHFILQSSNSADFADATLLLEAHLNSIFEIGPFVSWNFPEQSARYIRLTALEPYIYDGKVQGTRLAFAEIEVLQDGLNIATNKSVLANFELSRNGHTVSALTDGLNIYGEILPQRQWLGELVRRHELESTLHQVKAELSERYARQKVLLRWAIIAAVCLLLLIVFTIPYNRMLSYRKEVRIRERIAANLHDELGANLHAIGMLGDVAERSINAPQRLIESVRRIRKLTERTGAAARHCTNMLEAESICEDVVLEIEQDAQRLLSDYEVRLHIEGKAHLHALPRRKRLDLYLFFKECLTNINRHAMATRVYIRIIAKKESVIVSIIDNGCGHLEDIPKSLSRRARFMRATLKHKQVKPSGTHIQLKLDLAKFRLFKR
- a CDS encoding PDZ domain-containing protein, with protein sequence MTKSKTTQQPKKAFVGIAALCSLVLGSSLHAMDIYVSTDGSDANSGRAGQPVASLAAAQGKVRAVAGKEAVTVHVADGIYYLPETLVFTPADSGSEKSPVIYKAATEGGAVLSGGSELKLSWQPYKDGIYQAQTPAGLEIDQLFIDGRKQRMARYPNFDPAKKAEPYQGYAEDAVSKERAALWANPEGGYIHAMHRSRWGGYHYLITGKDASGELVFEGGWQNNRKTSMHKEFRMVENIFEELDAENEWYHNAQANTLYYQPAAGTDIHSAKVEVVRLRHLVEFQGSEANPVKHITLQGFVVRHAARTFMDVKEPLLRSDWAIYRGGAYFLTGTEHIQILDTEFDQVGGNAVFVNNYNRNVLVKGCHIHDAGASGVCFVGDPDAVRDPLFEYGQKNDLSKIDRTVGPKTNNYPADSTVEDCLIHGIGRVERQPAGVLIEMAMGITVRDCSVYDTARAGINIGDGAWGGHLIERCDVFDTVLETHDHGSFNSWGRDRYWRSDQPTSQAAVDKEPNLPFLDAMKTTTIRDSRWRCDHGWDIDLDDGSTNYDIYNNLLLGGGLKLREGFRRHAWNNITVNNGLHPHVWYFGSKDQVYSNIFMQSHRAARMNEPYTDGTRVDENFYAANPESIMKTSDKLGWDKKSIFGDPMFVDPASGDYRVKEGSPAFEVGFKNFPMDQFGVKKPSLKAIARTPELPVLKFAGKSASSSKPVKAEPLSLAWLGATLSELSGVEFSAYGVSQEEGGLALSHLQPGSALVAAGLKDGDLIQGINSQRVSNSNDLFQYLVSNVEDSYELTVVRNQQKVNVRIVPDRDVIAETSHGAREFAELPLPAQASGTVTANMKTSNEPLTTLTDGRVAKSFGAIFGNTVHNGMYQMDLGAVKPVHAVTSWAHNMAGVRGKQKLTIYGSNASSNPGWNLKQYTALGSIDTTALSMKDYSAASLRARSGKSLGNYRWIIWAVSPISNAGGGENTAFQELGVEVAH
- a CDS encoding sulfatase-like hydrolase/transferase, which gives rise to MMKNYIMIAAATMCAALAQAETSVVIESASSSSGFKQLTVPPTAHYGQSGLGRKVTTNHATSNDPLRVLIDGKLDEDFGPIFGNGVNDGAYKMDLGSVRPVTAITSWSHNQVGRRGAQKLTIYGSAATTNPGWDLSAYTELAKVDTGAPDAAFTAASLRDSDGASLGHFRWIVWAVSPSAAGENTAYQEFSVATEPTAEERAFAAIKRPNIVFLLTDDQRWDTLGCYGRTDVRTPNIDQLAAQGVAFDNAFYAVAICMPSRATMFTGRYFSDHRSGFTYPYNRTIPREEFDDSYPARLKGVGYRTGFVGKFGIRLEGSNRSATDYFDYFVSGNNPIVPKDDPGLKHIYRKGRPANERTLKKGDAMIRFLETQPEGQPFCLSISFDAVKNDKDADMYPPHVALFEGQEMWVPDNWVEGKSERLPKLLDHCRGTYLHVARTSTPEEYQRRARRFAVQGYTVDKQVERLVNKLEEMGVMDNTIIIYTSDNGRFHGSQGLFDKAILYEESMKEPLIVFDGRASANGQRGTRVDAMVSSADVAPTILSLAGLKVPSRMKGVDLSGLLDGTQDMSVWRDSVLMENFFIQEIHSAGVKKHPDIPGLNDEIIAGNRSYRTQGVRTERFKYFKYHEHTPVIEELYDLEADPYEQNNLINNPEFASVLADLRERTDELMSAATK
- a CDS encoding sulfatase-like hydrolase/transferase, whose amino-acid sequence is MVKKTSLSVIWLGAALVASAAVTHAARPNVILVMTDDQGYGDLGCHGNPILKTPEIDKLHDEGIRFTDFHVSPFCTPSRASLMTGHHAGRSGAFRTTGGRSAMHPDEQTVANLFADHGYATGMIGKWHLGDNAPHRPQDRGFQDVVWHRCGGIGQGSDYWGNDYFDDVYERVTPGSRIGEFEQFEGYCTDVFFREGMRFIEANQETPFFLYLSLNAPHGPYRVPAEWAQPYKIPEVNNPNFYGMIANIDYNMGILRRKLDELGLAENTILIFMTDNGTSAGAKFNGLESEAVKGYNAGMRGKKSSIYEGGHRVPFFIYWPKGELQGGSDIDTLTAHIDVLPTLAELCGISVPADYAPDGLSVVPLLNESNEPWSRDHLILQFHGGAYGRNPLDKPFADTVVMSEQWRLTNSKKLELHDIVADPSQREDVSADYPEVVERLRALYDPFWESVSPRLVEPARIDIGNLDQNPTELCSQDWYMKSGYPPYSFGQIGKLPRVVAPWRVEVKRPGRYRFTLRQWPDAANKPVIAVSAKVEIAGQTQSGPVTSGCKAIVIEMDLPAGPAELLTYLYDEQGKAGGAYFTDVEWLGASDSLPEASAVPQSVGRVSVVAKKASSARVNPNAAAFDFKSIKDQTSWTTDAFSDASKTIWDGTDLSGKTLTFSGNNFGYNDSMKAVDFSGSTIHTTGNQPFLFVDLSGADFSGATLNLKGSSGKMAAFRDANLAGANFSNITWGGSTNGLTEKTEYFFSGGSGATTAADKHLAVTFEGADLSRITGAAKVAMIQNLGKFDGTTAIGAKYDDSTLTKSGWAAAELDAAGWQRVR
- a CDS encoding response regulator transcription factor — translated: MKKIQIMLIEDNREFREVLEFSLADEPDMEVTNQYSSAEFALRVLHDQPDINIPDLILLDLQLTGMSGIEAIPRLKKAMPKAQIIILSQSDNEGDVLKAITEGASGYLLKSSTVTQVIEAIRTVMDGGSSLDPRVANYLLKQLRTNLKKTEVQSLVTNREMEILGLLAEGFVKKEISDKLDISYRTVDTHVRHIYEKLNVNNGPAAVNAAHKLGLFK